Part of the Nicotiana sylvestris chromosome 5, ASM39365v2, whole genome shotgun sequence genome is shown below.
tgtttgcaacaacacccaattcaaacaaataatattttttgaaaattcaaattcaaattcatagcttcaaagctttttaatggttgtcaatggtgaaattgctgctctcttttcctttgctctacattactggaattagggattgagagatagagagacgtagagagagagagaacgtAGGAGAGAGAGAGAGCGTAGGTGGagagagaataaggatgagaaataATTGAGTCCTAATATAAAGAGATAATCATTTAATTTTTAAagtgtatataattggtaaatttgTATATAGGAGGTAATTAAATAAAAACTTGAACATGAAGAATAATAAAGCTTCCAATAGTGTATAGGTATGTAAAAATCCCTTTTAAAATAGAAACAAAATCTAAACAACGGCCTAAAAAATGAACATTTGCATAAATCAGCCAAACTGCACAAGATGGAGTCCGTAAGAAGAATAATCTGGAGCCCAAATCCAAGGACAACCTTGTTTTatatttgcaaatattaaaatatcatttatgcTAATAAATTAATGTTCTTCCATAGAGGCTAAAGGTACTTAACTTGATGATCTGACCCGCTTGATCTTTAGTAAGTCGCTATGCTGAGTTATTTTTAATCTATTTCTTTTACACAGAGGAAGGGCAAGCAGGGCAGATcgtgaaaatagcacgggctagccagtttttcggactgataattaaaaaatagacaatgtttgcaaaatcattaaaaaatagccactattttgttgtAACATGAAAattttcagtataatatactgaatattaatgcacatgtgtatgaacttctagcatattatgctggaactctagcacatagaaagttccagcataatatactggagactggagcacctgtgtatgaacttccagcatattatgctggaactcctgtatattatgctgaaatttcacatgtaaaaaattcgaactccagtatattatgctggaatattttccggattttgaatagtattttcgttcagatttatctttacatgaaaagtggctaaatttcgattacttttgaaactgtggctatttttcaataatcacttataaatctgactatttttgaatttcgtcCGGAAGGATCTAATACTATAGATCCATAATTTTTAGCCTAGACTTGAATTTATGCGTGTAAAATTTATTGGAATTGCTGAAAATATTAAATTATGCACTAAGGACTCAAACAAGGTAATAAGTTCAGTTATTGAAATTTGAGTTCTAAACCCATAGatttaatataaaaatatacatatatggaAGGTATACTTCTAGAacacaaaaagaataaaataaaaaacaatacATACAACACGTTGACCATGTATAAGCACAAATTCCTGACATAACGTACGTAAGTACGTCTTTAAaacttttctttttcaattgtgcaaaaatagaaaaagagaaaggcagAAGTCAAAGGTTGAGGGAATGTGGTTTTTTTTTTGACAGACCACCTACTTAAGCACATCATTTATTAAATCTAAGACTTGTCGTTATAGATTTCTCAAACTAAATTTCTAGTTAGAATACATAACCAATCAAATCTTTAACGAACTAATTTAATATACACAACAAACTGAAGATGACTTTTTGCCATCTTTGATTTTTCCCACTAGACTTCATTCAATTTTGGGAGCCTTGCAATAACGGTAAAGTTGTCTTTATGTGATCTATAGTCATGAGTTTGAGCAGCAGAAGTTGACACTAGTGCTTGCATTAGAGTATGTTATCTATATAATATCCTTTTGGGTGCGACCCTTCCTCGAACCATGTTTGAACGTGGGATGTgttgtgcaccgggctgcccttatttttttttaaaaaattaaacagTATGGTGCACTAGTTTTCTCTATGAATATGCAGAGACGGAGCTAGCCCATCGAGTACGGGTCCGGTCGAACCCAGTCGTTTTGGTCGAATCcatgtatttgtcttaaaaaattcattgaatatgtataaattatttttagaacTCAGTAACTTAAAAGGATTAGAACCTCtaacccataaacttcaaatcctggCTCCACCTTTGTGCGCATGGCTCGAGGAAGTAAGGGTCTGACCCCGACTGTACTGGGTGTTATGTACGTACGTAGTCTTATTTTGCATTTCCACAACAATGTTATTTTTGTAACTTAAGCCTGTGACTTCCTAGTCACATTATAACAACTTTTTATTATTACACCAAAACTCTCCTTTGAATCCAAATGCATATTCAAGTATCTAATAGGAGTAATAAGCCTAACCTTCAAATTTTATTTCTTTGATCTAATATTGGTAAAGATATTGTCGTGCGACACCAACCTATGACTTCTATGACCTAATAGATTTTTACGTTTTAACTAATTCTTGGTCACTGTTTTTTATAGTTTAAGAAGTAATAAGCAGTGCAAATTATGGTTTGCAGCTATTGGTTCGTTGGATTTGAAATACAATCTACCATATAGTCATTTCTTATATATCACAATAGCTTTAGTtaatatatattaattaatttGATGACATAAGTTAATTAAACTGCTAAATAATCTATAGAGTAAATCAGTAAATTACTCTTATGTCGAGGACACACTCTGAATAGATAAAACTTATCAATATTTAGTGCCAAACCATATCAACTTAATTACCATGATTAAGTGATTTGGAGTAAGAATATATATTAATTAACCATGATCAAGTGAGAGAAGCCCGTGTGTAAACACATGTCACGCATCTATTGACTTGATGTAAACGTCCAAATCAGCAAAACTCAAGTtcatttcttatctttccatttttttttggggcggggggggggggggaggggtgaGAGGTGCTTTAATATTTCTATAGCGACTCTTCTTTTTTCAGTATTCCTTTAACCATGATTAGCAAAAAAATACATATGAAAGACACATGTCATGCATTTATTTATTTGATGTAAACAACGACCGTGCGTATGTATTTTTTTCCCACCAGTTTTTTTAACAAAGAGCAGGAGTTTCCTTCAGTTTTTTTATAGACTAGCTAGGATACATGGTATATATAATCGTAACACCAAAGTTTGTTGGATAACAGCACATCGTTAGTATTAAGCAAAAACCATAAGAATGATGTTTCCTTGAAAATTGTGAATATAACAAACTCAAAGAAAAAGACTTATAATACAAGCATTATTCATGTAAATTTCTGCAGTTACAGATATAGGATAAGTGGGTGAACCAACTGCTTCTACAGCCTACAGAGTTGAACTAAATTTTGAAAACATAATATGTCAACCTCAGACTACTTacttctctctcttcttttctccCTATAAAAGCATAGCCTCAACTCTACTATCTTTCACAAACAACCATTGCTAACCCTCAAAAAGAGTttaaagaagaggaaaagaatgGAGGCATTCAACAGCATTGCTAACCCTTTGagttctttcttctttatatgcATTTTGCTTCTCTTGGCAAATGCAGCATTTGGAAAAGTTCACTACCATGATTTTGTTGTAAGCTATCCAAGATTTCCCTTCTTTGTTTGCTAACATATCGTAAAATTTTACAAACACTTGTGATACTGACCTCtgttttcttgtaacagattcaAGCAACACCAGTGAAGAGGCTGTGCAAAACTCACAACACCATAACGGTGAACGGACAATTCCCTGGACCAACATTGGAAGTAAACAACGGGGACACTCTAGTTGTCAACGCTGTCAATAAAGCTCGATATAATGTCACAATTCACTGGTAAATTCATGCATGCAAAATTCAAATGAACTGATATATGTTGGTCAATAAAGCAGACGCGATTATATGTAATGATATTTTAtttgacatttttatactacTTTGTTTTGTATCAAAAGGCATGGAGTAAGGCAAATGAGAACAGCATGGGCAGATGGACCAGAATTTGTCACTCAGTGTCCAATTAGACCAGGAAAGAGTTACACTTACCGGTTTACAATTCAAGGACAGGAAGGAACTCTTTGGTGGCACGCTCACAGCTCGTGGCTCAGGGCTACGGTTTATGGAGCTCTAATTATCCATCCAAAAGAAGGCGAATCCTATCCATTTGCTAAGCCCAAAAGAGAAACACCAATTATGCTTGGTACTACTTCTACCTTCTCTTCAATACCAAAAGCTTTTATCATTTCTGAAAAAGAAGAGTACTAGTTATGCATTTGGTAATATATTCTGTTTTCGTTTAGAAATTTTGTTGAAATGATAGTTTGACGATGATGATTAGGTGAGTGGTGGGATACAAACCCGATTGATGTTGTAAGACGAGCAACAAGAACAGGAGCAGCTCCTAATGTATCTGATGCTTACACCATCAATGGCCAACCAGGTGATCTCTACAAGTGCTCAAGTAAAGGTTAGTTCTAATCTCGAAATATTTGAAGTTTACACATAGTATAAAGACTAATTTCCACCTAACAATGTTATGCTAGCAGTAATCTATGAATCATATCTTACCTGTTAGCACATGTTTTCATAGAAATCATGTTAATGCAGATACCACCATAGTGCATGTGGACGCTGGTGAAACGAACCTCCTTCGAGTTATCAATGCTGCACTCAATCAGCAACTTTTCTTTACTGTGGCCAACCATAAGCTTACTGTTGTTGGAGCAGATGCCTCTTATGTTAAACCCTTCACTACATCAGTCCTTATGCTCGGACCAGGCCAGACAACTGATGTCCTAATCATCGCCGATCAGCCACCAGCCAAATACTACATGGCAGCACGTGCCTATGCAAGCGCTCAAGGTGCACCCTTTGATAATACCACAACCACAGCCATCCTAGAGTACAAGGCAGCTTCTTGTTCTTCCAATTGTGCCAAGACCAATCCAGTTTCCCCATCTTTACCGGCATATAATGACACGGCCACTGCTACAGCCTTCACAACCAAATTCAGAAGCCCAAGAAAGGTCGAGGTGCCCACTGAAATTGACGAAAATCTATTCTTCACAGTCGGGCTAGGACTCAACAACTGCCCAAGAGGTGCTCGCTCCAGAAACTGTCAAGGTCCAAATGGAACTCGATTCACTGCCAGTATGAACAATGTATCTTTTGTACTACCATCCAACTATTCCCTGCTACAAGCACATCACCAAGGCATACCTGGTGTTTTCTCAACTGATTTCCCAGCAAAACCACCTGTAAAATTTGATTATACTGGCAATGTAAGCCGATCACTATGGCAACCTATTCGAGGAACGAAGCTGTACAAGCTGAAATATGGGGCAAGAGTGCAAGTTGTGTTACAGGGGACAAGTATCTTCACAGCTGAAAACCACCCAATTCATCTCCACGGATACGACTTTTACATCATTGCAGAGGGTTTCGGCAACTTTAATCCAAAAAGAGATACAGCTAAATTCAACCTTGTTGATCCACCTCTTAGAAATACGGCCAGTGTACCCGTCAAAGGATGGACAGTCATCAGATTTGTTGCAGACAATCCAGGTAACAGAATATAAAGTGAAACAACTACATACTTATTTCTCTAACATTTCAAATTCTTTTCTATACAATTTGACTTACAATGTTCACGTAAATAGGAGTGTGGCTAATGCATTGTCACTTGGATGTTCACATTGGCTGGGGTTTGGGCATGGCGTTCATCGTCGAAAATGGAGTTAGTGAATTGGAATCATTGGAAGCTCCTCCAGTAGATCTTCCTGTCTGTTGACAACTGCAACAAGAAAAACATTATACAACAGTCAAGCCCTAGAGAAACCAATTTAATTGTTTTAGCCATTCTAAATGATGTTCCCTACAATGGGGCTAGTTCTTTTTTGCTGTACTATAATCCTTCCCCCACCCCCATATATACTTGaatttcctctttgatttttTGATAGATGACTGGATTAAGATGGTGGTAATACTCCTAAATCAATTCACCATCAAGCTCAGAATATCCCCAAATTACAGTAGTTGTATTTTGTAATTCTACTGAAATTAATAGAGAAGAATTTAATAGAATTTTTTAATAAACTTGCCTATTCCTCCATAAATCAGTACAGCAATTACAAACTGCCTATTTCAAGAAACAAATCTGTTATGAATATTTGAATGTTACTGCTATGCAAGTGCAACGTAAGGGCAGTCCAGTGCACAAGGCATTCCTCATTTTTGCAGGGTCGATGGAAGGGTCGCACCCCAAATGCAAACATTAGTGGTACTAGGccaaaatatgacattcaacccaaaacatgatgttcacaaatcagtttcagtcaaatacacggtaaatagtcattcaggatggactaagtcacaatctccaatagtgcacgatcccacgctcttcatctagtgtgtgtgtcacctcaatatagcacacgatgtgcaattcggggtttcataccctcatgacaacatttacaaccattactcatctcgatccggtccaaactctagcccgtgatgcctttgccctcacgaaccgacctccgaatgctccaaatctagccacaattagaacataactattaaaatatgctatggggacaaagcccactcgaaaatatcccatttacatcaaaaatcccgaaatctCTCAAACCCGGCCTTCGAACACATAtgtcggaatccgacaaaaattacatcaatataatcctcatcctcccactaGTCTATACATATTAGGAACATCAAAATcaaacctcaaatggcccctcaaagcCCCACTCAAAGGTCTTTTAagctcaagccctaattacccatttttgctactgattttccatgGATTTCAAGCTTACAAATGTTAAAAtacatcatagaaacaagtttagggtccaaaaatcttacctctatgaaaccctcttgaattccctcttcaattagctcttCAAAGCTTGCTCCcaaatgaaatatggtgaaaacccaTTCAAAATCGTGAAAGGaaccttttatactttctgagCCAGGCATTTTTGCACCTGTAGTccattttccgcttctgcggttaaaAAGTCGCACCTGCGCTACCGCAGGTGCGCCCACTtcaccgcttctacggttcctgAAGAACTTcctcttggccgcttctgcggctgctttccgcttctgcgataatcgcacctgcggcctcccaactgcaagtgcggttatgacagaaaccaAATGCTTCACCTGCAAAAACTCAATTCCAATTCTTCCGTCACTCATCcagaatcaccccgaggcccccgtgacctcaaccaaaaacacaaacaagtcacataccaccattcaaacttgtaccaatcttcaaaaaacctcaaacaacatcgaatcacccaaaacacatcggattcaagcataagcttccaaatcttccaaattacgctttcgatcaaaatgtataccaaaccacatccgaatgatctgaaattttgcaaacacaccACAAATGACACCATAGATCTACCCCATATTcgggaattccattctgacctctatatcaaaatctcacctatcaaccggagaacgccaaaatcccaatttcgccaattcaagcctaaaccttccacggacctccaaaatacattctgatcacgctcctaggTCTCAAATttcctaacggagctaaccaaatcataaaaatttcaatccgtGATCATATAcgaacaagtcaaatcttggtcaaacctttcaaaattcaagcttcaaactgggaactattcttccaaatttattccgattaccctgaaaaccaaaaccaacgatttacataagtcataatacatcacatgggacaagtcatgcccgagaactggcgagcaaaatgcaaaagctcaaaacaaccgatcgTGTTGTTAGATCCAAAATATCCAATATGGCACATTTAATAGCACAAGCCAAGGATATTCTACAAGAATATTATGGTTTTTCCGGTACCTATGCCATCAATATTAAATTTTCATGGAATTCAAGTGCAACGTCTTCAAGAATTTTTATAACATTGAACATGCTCTTAAAATATTTCTATTATGCTTCAAGCCTCGAAGATATTGGATAAAATGTTTCAACGATTCCTACAAGGCAACAGTATTCATGTTCTATAGGTGTCACATCTCCTTCtgtcgcccccgcgaggggtgtaggagtttttccaattaaaggacaatcgaaacgagatttgtttatttattttagagtcaccacatgagagatttagggtgtcccaagtcaccaatttaatcccgaatcgaggaaaagaatgactctgtattacagtccgcgaaccagaaattcggataaggaattctgttaacccgggagaaggtgttaggcattctcgagttctgtggttctagcacggtcgctcaactgtcatattcgtcttgtttatctaattttatacaattatgcactcatgtgcaagttttaactctttatcgcttttattattatattttaaaagaatgtgaacatcgtttaaaaaaatatgtctttggattgcgtcacatgaaatgcacccgcaatccggaacacatttttattcaatgttttgggatttggatttgggtcgcatgaaatgcgcacccgagtttaagaaggtaagattaattaaatcgtgcctaaagagtctaacgcgttattatctttggggaagacagtgaaatttactaaacagtccatcccaaattctaagtatttattatgaccaattattgagggccccgcaacttgcatttttatttggcaaggctcgtctcgttttatttaaaaggtcgtcctatagtggctatgtttctattgagtttgtctctaataatgaaagaagaagaacagtccaactttatttacatgcttacaagttagttattagtcgggttccgaatatgatttgcaaaatccgAACATGAACGCGTATATGAGTAGTCATTTAGATAttacgggcccaggcccaatgtgcaTAACGTGATACTCGGCCTGGGCCAcccttattccaattgggcctatTCAACTTATTTGGTATGTGCTTAACATTCATAAGGGGAAGGCTAACATGCAATGTACAACTTACCTTAATCAAACCATATTCTTACCAACTAAAAAAAACTGCCATTTGTTTAAGGAAGTAACTATTGGATACCTAACATGATTCTTGACAACAATGATGAACTTAACAGAACATGGCTACTGCAACATTAATCCTTTTTTATTATAAGCAAAAACATAGAGTTATATGTATAAAAGTGCAGTTACACCACAGCTGATTTCATGGTTCTAGTAGAGAAAGTACACTATCATACATACAACTAATGTTCAATATATTTCTAATATgaattcaaaataacttcaactctttgtattcatgcttcaaattttaGCCTACATTGACCAATGTATccgttgtgtacctggtataggaaagcaaaagaagaagaggaatgatcagcagagcagtatgcaacaacacagcaacacagGCAGTCGACAATCCCAAACCAGTAACAACAACAGAGACAACCCAATAACAGACCAAAACTCAGCAGCAACTTAAGAGAAAGCCCAGCAGAAATTTCAgaaaacccaacaacaacaaccagtgcTAACAATAGCCAATAAACAGTGCAAATTTTTGAGTACTAAACAGAACTCCAGCAGAATCAGTGAACAAAGAAAAAACCCAGAAGACCCAATAAACAGCACCAGCTACAGTCCTGTTGTTCAATAGTGCAACAGAAAAGACCTCTTTTATCTCTCAAACTACTCTTTTAACTTTGGAAAATTAGCTCAACTTTCAGCCTATTTCTGACTTGTGAAGGTTCAGAAAAACAATAGCTGAAAGCTTTTCAAATTCTGAAATCTTAGTGTTCAGCCTTAATTTCTGATTTTCTAACCTCTTAACCTCTGATGTCCAACCCTTTTCTCTACCCTAAaagagcctatttataggcaaaataTAGGCAGGCCTCAGGCTGCCTCGTTTCCCCAGCCctcaactctgcccatacccctttatttCCCATTAACATGTGTTTTGTGCCCCAAATGGTATGGGCAACTGACAATCTTCAATTAACCCCATGCTATCAAGTTTTGTTCCAcactattgtattagtttaatcttattTCAGTACCCTATGTCAGCCCAACTTAAACTAACCATTTCTGATCTTTTCAcaccccaaactacccctgttaACCCCTGGTTACTATTGTTTTACCCTGCTTCAACAGCCTGagattttgaacttctgaaagttcaaactcAAGCTGCCCTAAACTGAGTTCTATTTATCACATTGCAgctacaaaccattcacagataatgtcaaacaatCCGCTAAACGACAATGATTTGATCAATCATATAAAGCTAtacgaatcagaatatttgaacattcagtcctataaaactaatcgacgacgtttatctaatcgactatactaattataacatagaataatcagtcgatcaaacaaacaatacgaacagggtcccaaatggcttcagacaactttgcacaAAACAGAGGAACAACATGAATGGAACACTTGACGACACTGATCAAATTGAGCATGTATGTCACCATACGTATTCAACCATAAACAAAAGAAtagtcgaccaaataaaaaggtcttacgGAGATGgggaaaaattgaaagaaaatatcagaaataccaaacaaactgACTAAACATGTTATCAAATTCAAACAACActcaaacaaaaatagaaaaagaaaaaggagaactCACTGTGGAAGCTCAACAAAAAAACGACCCAAGCTTGAACCAGACTCGATCATTTGAGGTcaaacggactttaatcgaagtgttctcaactgagaacacttcgattaaggtttattagaccccaaccctctgttaaaactggccggattcccaaagttcttgtgttctagggtttggacAGTCCGATTTTGGGGCTTGAGGATTTGTgggaagattcggaccaaaccaagcttggtttggtcacgagtgagggcaGGGTAACGACTGGTATGAAtccggggtgggttggtgtagatcggggttttgctcgaaccttaaaacgaagattcgagacgatggggaatgattcgaaCCCACCGGTTTAcagatccgtgttcagggtggttgggtgcatcaggggtgttgctttggtggtcaccggcatcgttgccgccgggttcatGGTGAGGGTGAATGGTGGTAGCTAGGGTTTGGCAAAGGGTGTTAGGTTAGTCTCTTGAGAGAGACGATGGAAAGGGGgggtgttcggatagggggtgtgGGGTGTGATGAGgggcttatatacggagggggaaaatggatcctggccgttggatcaggtgaAATCGAGGGCCAGGATCCCTTCACTTAAagggaacggtgtcgttccacTTAAAAGGAGGTCGGGCTGGTCCGGGGTAAAATGGGTCGGGCATATGGGGATGGCTTGAGGCCGTTGGATGGGATTGGGTTAACGGTTGAGATCAGATGGCCCTTTACGACGTCATTTGGGTATgtggcctgatctgggccgttcatttgaATCAATCAATGGCTCAGAATGGGGATGATAATACGACGTCGTTCCACCGTCTGTGAGACCGGGTCGATGTAGACTGGGTCAGCCATAGATTGGGCCTGATCTGCTTGGGTTGAACATGAGCCCAAAATCCGAGTTTCTCTtcaattttgaattctttttctttttctatctttaactaacaatcaataaaattctaaaaatgacttgtaaaaccaaaattatccTACAACACTATTAAActttaacaacaattatcacacaaggttaatatttaattaattaaaacaaattacACAGCGGCACACAAAAAATGCAACAAAACtgcatattttgtaattttctttctttttccataAAACACGACTCAATTAATTCCAAGTCGTACAATTAAATCTTGgatgtgcatgcaacatgtatttttgtattttttaattaatctcatcaaaggtaaacatttacggacaaaaataattaccaaaatgtcacgcaaattctcaaaattgtacacagatgaaatttgttttattttttgatttcttttggagtagttctccgtgaagcaaaaatcacgtgctcacagctgcccctctttggccgaaaacacaaagagttttcgtacaaagataaagtgagcggatacgagcattttttgcccgttggaatactccgtgtgaagcattttttgaaaaagatttaaccgaacctttgcttcaaaggtttcctacatatccctggctaaaggggaatcaggttaatgtagttcaggaagttttggtagctgggactac
Proteins encoded:
- the LOC104236468 gene encoding laccase-12-like, yielding MEAFNSIANPLSSFFFICILLLLANAAFGKVHYHDFVIQATPVKRLCKTHNTITVNGQFPGPTLEVNNGDTLVVNAVNKARYNVTIHWHGVRQMRTAWADGPEFVTQCPIRPGKSYTYRFTIQGQEGTLWWHAHSSWLRATVYGALIIHPKEGESYPFAKPKRETPIMLGEWWDTNPIDVVRRATRTGAAPNVSDAYTINGQPGDLYKCSSKDTTIVHVDAGETNLLRVINAALNQQLFFTVANHKLTVVGADASYVKPFTTSVLMLGPGQTTDVLIIADQPPAKYYMAARAYASAQGAPFDNTTTTAILEYKAASCSSNCAKTNPVSPSLPAYNDTATATAFTTKFRSPRKVEVPTEIDENLFFTVGLGLNNCPRGARSRNCQGPNGTRFTASMNNVSFVLPSNYSLLQAHHQGIPGVFSTDFPAKPPVKFDYTGNVSRSLWQPIRGTKLYKLKYGARVQVVLQGTSIFTAENHPIHLHGYDFYIIAEGFGNFNPKRDTAKFNLVDPPLRNTASVPVKGWTVIRFVADNPGVWLMHCHLDVHIGWGLGMAFIVENGVSELESLEAPPVDLPVC